The proteins below are encoded in one region of Scyliorhinus torazame isolate Kashiwa2021f chromosome 16, sScyTor2.1, whole genome shotgun sequence:
- the cox15 gene encoding heme A synthase COX15 isoform X5, with translation MLRSGGAALGYFPGEAGLVLLWPPAPTRQLTESGLSMVDWHLIKEMKPPSSRAEWEAEFQKYQQFPEFKILNHDMTLNEFKFIWHMEYSHRMWGRAVGLAYILPAIYFWRKGWLSRSLKLRVVGLCGFVCFQGLLGWYMVKSGLEEKKDSHDIPRVSQYRLAAHLGSALVLYCASLWTGLSLLLPPSQMSNTGRMLLLRRFARGTGGLVFITALSGAFVAGLDAGLVYNSFPKMGERWVPDDLFAFSPALRNFFENPTTVQFDHRVLGIASVTAVTVLYALSRRMPMPRRTKMAISSLLAVVYMQAALGISTLLLHVPTPLAATHQSGSLVLLSLSLWLIHELRRLPK, from the exons GCTGACCGAGTCTGGCTTATCGATGGTGGACTGGCACCTCATCAAGGAGATGAAGCCTCCAAGCTCTCGGGCAGAGTGGGAAGCCGAGTTTCAGAAGTACCAGCAGTTCCCAGAATTTAAGAT ATTAAATCATGACATGACTTTGAACGAGTTCAAGTTCATCTGGCACATGGAGTATTCCCACCGGATGTGGGGTCGGGCAGTGGGGCTGGCCTACATCCTGCCTGCCATCTACTTCTGGAGGAAGGGCTGGCTCTCGAGGAGCTTGAAACTGCGCGTGGTGGGCCTCTGCGGATTTGTGTGTTTCCAG GGTTTGCTGGGCTGGTACATGGTGAAGAGCGGTTTGGAGGAGAAGAAAGATTCGCATGACATCCCCCGAGTCAGCCAGTATCGCCTGGCTGCACATCTTGGATCCGCACTGGTACTGTACTGTGCCAGTCTGTGGACTGGCCTGTCTCTGCTCCTGCCCCCAAGCCAG ATGTCCAATACCGGTCGGATGCTGCTGTTGAGACGGTTTGCTCGTGGAACTGGAGGCTTGGTGTTCATTACAGCACTGTCCG GTGCTTTTGTTGCTGGACTAGACGCTGGGCTTGTCTACAATTCTTTCCCCAAGATGGGAGAGCGCTGGGTGCCTGACGACCTTTTTGCCTTTTCTCCAGCTCTCAGAAACTTCTTTGAGAATCCAACCACAGTTCAGTTTGACCACAGAGTCCTG GGTATTGCCTCGGTGACGGCAGTGACCGTTCTCTACGCGCTTTCTCGCAGGATGCCTATGCCCCGGAGGACTAAGATGGCGATATCATCCCTGCTGGCCGTGGTTTACATGCAG GCTGCTCTGGGAATCAGCACCCTGCTGCTCCATGTCCCCACTCCTCTGGCAGCCACACATCAGTCAGGATCCCTAGTTCTACTCAGCCTGTCTCTCTGGTTGATCCATGAACTTCGCAGGCTGCCGAAGTGA
- the cox15 gene encoding heme A synthase COX15 isoform X7: MVDWHLIKEMKPPSSRAEWEAEFQKYQQFPEFKILNHDMTLNEFKFIWHMEYSHRMWGRAVGLAYILPAIYFWRKGWLSRSLKLRVVGLCGFVCFQGLLGWYMVKSGLEEKKDSHDIPRVSQYRLAAHLGSALVLYCASLWTGLSLLLPPSQMSNTGRMLLLRRFARGTGGLVFITALSGAFVAGLDAGLVYNSFPKMGERWVPDDLFAFSPALRNFFENPTTVQFDHRVLGIASVTAVTVLYALSRRMPMPRRTKMAISSLLAVVYMQAALGISTLLLHVPTPLAATHQSGSLVLLSLSLWLIHELRRLPK, translated from the exons ATGGTGGACTGGCACCTCATCAAGGAGATGAAGCCTCCAAGCTCTCGGGCAGAGTGGGAAGCCGAGTTTCAGAAGTACCAGCAGTTCCCAGAATTTAAGAT ATTAAATCATGACATGACTTTGAACGAGTTCAAGTTCATCTGGCACATGGAGTATTCCCACCGGATGTGGGGTCGGGCAGTGGGGCTGGCCTACATCCTGCCTGCCATCTACTTCTGGAGGAAGGGCTGGCTCTCGAGGAGCTTGAAACTGCGCGTGGTGGGCCTCTGCGGATTTGTGTGTTTCCAG GGTTTGCTGGGCTGGTACATGGTGAAGAGCGGTTTGGAGGAGAAGAAAGATTCGCATGACATCCCCCGAGTCAGCCAGTATCGCCTGGCTGCACATCTTGGATCCGCACTGGTACTGTACTGTGCCAGTCTGTGGACTGGCCTGTCTCTGCTCCTGCCCCCAAGCCAG ATGTCCAATACCGGTCGGATGCTGCTGTTGAGACGGTTTGCTCGTGGAACTGGAGGCTTGGTGTTCATTACAGCACTGTCCG GTGCTTTTGTTGCTGGACTAGACGCTGGGCTTGTCTACAATTCTTTCCCCAAGATGGGAGAGCGCTGGGTGCCTGACGACCTTTTTGCCTTTTCTCCAGCTCTCAGAAACTTCTTTGAGAATCCAACCACAGTTCAGTTTGACCACAGAGTCCTG GGTATTGCCTCGGTGACGGCAGTGACCGTTCTCTACGCGCTTTCTCGCAGGATGCCTATGCCCCGGAGGACTAAGATGGCGATATCATCCCTGCTGGCCGTGGTTTACATGCAG GCTGCTCTGGGAATCAGCACCCTGCTGCTCCATGTCCCCACTCCTCTGGCAGCCACACATCAGTCAGGATCCCTAGTTCTACTCAGCCTGTCTCTCTGGTTGATCCATGAACTTCGCAGGCTGCCGAAGTGA
- the cox15 gene encoding heme A synthase COX15 isoform X6, which translates to MIVCSGTVVGAVVLGGVTRLTESGLSMVDWHLIKEMKPPSSRAEWEAEFQKYQQFPEFKILNHDMTLNEFKFIWHMEYSHRMWGRAVGLAYILPAIYFWRKGWLSRSLKLRVVGLCGFVCFQGLLGWYMVKSGLEEKKDSHDIPRVSQYRLAAHLGSALVLYCASLWTGLSLLLPPSQMSNTGRMLLLRRFARGTGGLVFITALSGAFVAGLDAGLVYNSFPKMGERWVPDDLFAFSPALRNFFENPTTVQFDHRVLGIASVTAVTVLYALSRRMPMPRRTKMAISSLLAVVYMQAALGISTLLLHVPTPLAATHQSGSLVLLSLSLWLIHELRRLPK; encoded by the exons GCTGACCGAGTCTGGCTTATCGATGGTGGACTGGCACCTCATCAAGGAGATGAAGCCTCCAAGCTCTCGGGCAGAGTGGGAAGCCGAGTTTCAGAAGTACCAGCAGTTCCCAGAATTTAAGAT ATTAAATCATGACATGACTTTGAACGAGTTCAAGTTCATCTGGCACATGGAGTATTCCCACCGGATGTGGGGTCGGGCAGTGGGGCTGGCCTACATCCTGCCTGCCATCTACTTCTGGAGGAAGGGCTGGCTCTCGAGGAGCTTGAAACTGCGCGTGGTGGGCCTCTGCGGATTTGTGTGTTTCCAG GGTTTGCTGGGCTGGTACATGGTGAAGAGCGGTTTGGAGGAGAAGAAAGATTCGCATGACATCCCCCGAGTCAGCCAGTATCGCCTGGCTGCACATCTTGGATCCGCACTGGTACTGTACTGTGCCAGTCTGTGGACTGGCCTGTCTCTGCTCCTGCCCCCAAGCCAG ATGTCCAATACCGGTCGGATGCTGCTGTTGAGACGGTTTGCTCGTGGAACTGGAGGCTTGGTGTTCATTACAGCACTGTCCG GTGCTTTTGTTGCTGGACTAGACGCTGGGCTTGTCTACAATTCTTTCCCCAAGATGGGAGAGCGCTGGGTGCCTGACGACCTTTTTGCCTTTTCTCCAGCTCTCAGAAACTTCTTTGAGAATCCAACCACAGTTCAGTTTGACCACAGAGTCCTG GGTATTGCCTCGGTGACGGCAGTGACCGTTCTCTACGCGCTTTCTCGCAGGATGCCTATGCCCCGGAGGACTAAGATGGCGATATCATCCCTGCTGGCCGTGGTTTACATGCAG GCTGCTCTGGGAATCAGCACCCTGCTGCTCCATGTCCCCACTCCTCTGGCAGCCACACATCAGTCAGGATCCCTAGTTCTACTCAGCCTGTCTCTCTGGTTGATCCATGAACTTCGCAGGCTGCCGAAGTGA